In Osmerus mordax isolate fOsmMor3 chromosome 16, fOsmMor3.pri, whole genome shotgun sequence, the genomic stretch aagaccacTTGACCCAGCAGTTTGTTGTGGCACCTCATTCTAACGTTGACTTCATGCCTAGTTCTGCATTTGTCAAGATAACACTGCGCTATTTACTTTTCTTCATTTCTAAAcagttccttccctccttccccatctTCTACCGTGGTTTTTGGGCCTAGGCCAATAACTGACGAAAAGCAGAAAGGGAGTGAACATAGTAAGTTTCTCTGTGGTTACAGATAAGGGTTCGACATTGCTCACAACCAGGAATTTGAAGATGGGTTAGGGGTTAGAGGTTGGGGGTGTGGTTGGGGGGTGACCTTCTCTTCAAACTCCCACTTAGTTGAACTAAAGCATTTGGATAAACATTTATCCACAGGTATCCAGAGACCAGAAATGGGTTGAATTGCTGATCTGATTAAATTTACTAGTACATACTTGAGTAGACGTGATACAGATGCAGGTTTTGCCATGTATGAAATTCAAAATGGCAAGTAGAATCAGATTTGTTGAAAAAATTGGCAACCCAATGATCTCATCAGAAAAGATTTATTCGATGGAAGAAATTCAGAATCAAACAATTGGACATGGACACTAGCTTTGTTCATGCTGTTGAAGGACGACTTAATAACAATAGCCAGGCTTGCCCTCAGAAGTTGAACATTCACTCAATTTCTATCCTTAATTAATCTAATTAAGGATAGAAAAATATCTTGCAGTGCACCTTTTATGCCATTTCTGTGCTAATTTAGTGAGACTAGGATGTGCCAATTTTAAATATATTCCTGCAATCATGGTTCACATGAACATGTTCACATTGAACCCATTATTTGCTATGACATTGGCATAATGAACTGTAACTGTAGCATTCATTTCCAAACGGATGCGGAATACTTAAAACCATGTTGCAAAAATAGGTATAGACCTTGTTTGCTCCATCTTCCGGTGAGGTTACGACATCAATTGGAGTGAAAACATTTTAGGTTAATGATCATCTCACACAGAGCAGAATAATAAGTTTGTCTTAATAGAACCGTCAATGAGGGTATGTTCATTCATGCAGAGAGGCTTTCCTGCCGCTGGTGGGTGGGTCAGCCAAGAATAACTCACAAATACTTTCTGGAGGGCTTACTGTACTATACTATCTCCGTTCAGAATAGGCTTGGTGGTTATTCAATGATTAGCACAGGGTGGAGGGTCCATTAAACATCCATAAAGGAGCACAtgagagggactgtgtgtgctACTGTAGGAAGAACATTACTTGTGACACTGCCAAGGAGGAAACGTCCACTTGACTAATTACAGTGGGGGTTTTTTTTTGGTGGAAAATGTATCGTTTTTTAATGCTCTATTATCATTTATATTGTTGTGATGTTTGATCATTGTTATGCTGGACTGCCTTCAGACTCCTTGAATGGAATGACCTACAGTTTGTAATGCACATGAGACCTTTTCAAGGTTAACAAAGATTCATAACAGTTAAACAGGTCAATTGTGGATACTGCTGGGGCATTGTCTTACACTGGGAGTGTTTGGGGCTGTGACTTGAGGTCATTGCAGTTTGCAAAGTGAGTAAATGAAAAACACACTCTTTATTCAGACAATATTCTTCAACTCGTCATACAAGTAGGACCCAAATGAAGGACCCAAAATATCACAGGCATGAAACGCTTGACAAAATAGctcaataaaaaacaaacatggcaGAGATAGACAGTGCGCGCACATTCATATTCCATCGCTGCGATAAGTAGAACATCTACAGCAGATCAGATGACAAGACCAAGTACAGACCCTCAGTGTCGGGGCCACTGACTGGGTACTGGGCTGCTGCTGCCATCCAGAGAAACGTTAGGGGCAGCACTCTCCGCCTCCTGACCACTGGACAGGACGTTCCAGCGGTTGCTGAAGTTATCACTTCGAGGATAAAAGAGGAAGTCGTAGAGAAGAGCTGCCGCTACGCCTCCACACATCGGCCCCAGCCAGTACACCTAATGTGAGAGCAGAAATATTGGCAATATTCCTTTATCAGAATGTGGGAGGGGACAGTCGTGATAGACAATTATTGTCTTTTACACAAAGAAACCATTAATTGTAAAAGTATGATGGTGATCATGAGAACACGATCAAGTCAAAACACAACTAAACACAAAGTTGTGAAAAGTTTACTTTACCCAATGATTGTCAAAATACTCCGTAATCAACGCTGGCCCAAAGGATCTTGCTGGGTTTATTCCACAGCCAGTGAAACTTATCTGTGGATAAGAAGTCACAGCTGTGTCAGCCATTGCAATTAAGCATTATATCAACATCACAACATGATTTCTTTCCCATGTAAGAAAGGATGGATCTTCAGAACAAGAACCTCTGTCCTAGCCTGAGGAAGCTTAGTGTGAAAAGGTAACTGTCAGGACTGGTGCTTGTCTGACTTCTAACATTGCTTGTTGGAACAGTACTTCTCTTTTCATAAACAGATGTAATTCATGTCGTATATTATAAAGATTCCATCTTCCCTGATGTTAGCACTTGTATTTTACTTTGTTTATACTGTATCATTCCAAAGTCCACTTAAGCAGAGGGGTTTGCAGCTTGTCCTCAAGTCTGTTTATACAGTAAACTCTAGTGTCAAGATTAATGTGTTTTTAGCTTCACTTACAGCCACGAGATGCCCTAGACCCACAGACAGGCCGATCGCCAGGGGTGCAGAGCCAGTGACATCATTACGCCTTTTATCAGTGACGGCAATGACACACAGGACCAGTTGGAGTGTGGCTAGGAATTCTATGGCAAAACCTTTGCCTGCACTGATGTTGTttagctgagagagacaggagaatcTTTTCAAAATGATTTGGTCAAAGTACCTCTTTATTCAATGTTGCTTAAAACTAGTCTTTAGCAGATCTTTAGCAGACTAGTctttaaaacagaacacaaacGAGTCCTAATTGTTCCATCTTCCAAACACACTTCAGATAACTTAATTACATAACCAGAACAAGGCAAAAACACTTACCGAATTGACCCCTATTGATGAATTTGGGTTGATTCCATATATAATAGCACTAGCTATGATGGCACCCAGCATCTGTGCGACAATGTAGAGTGCTGCTCTGAGGAAACTGATCTGACAACT encodes the following:
- the aqp1a.2 gene encoding aquaporin-1a.2, whose product is MMAEVKTWLFWRAVMAELIGMILFIFIGISSAIGNKHASFPDQEVKVALAFGLAIATLAQSLGHISGAHLNPAITLGLLVSCQISFLRAALYIVAQMLGAIIASAIIYGINPNSSIGVNSLNNISAGKGFAIEFLATLQLVLCVIAVTDKRRNDVTGSAPLAIGLSVGLGHLVAISFTGCGINPARSFGPALITEYFDNHWVYWLGPMCGGVAAALLYDFLFYPRSDNFSNRWNVLSSGQEAESAAPNVSLDGSSSPVPSQWPRH